Proteins from one Suncus etruscus isolate mSunEtr1 chromosome 3, mSunEtr1.pri.cur, whole genome shotgun sequence genomic window:
- the SFTPC gene encoding pulmonary surfactant-associated protein C, with protein sequence MDMGSKEVLMESPPDYSAAPRGRFGIPCCPLHLKRLLIVVVVVVLVVVVIVGALLMGLFMTQKHTEMVLEMSIGGPEAQQRLALSEHTATTATFPIGSTGLAVYDYQRLLVAYKPAPGTCCYLMKMAVEDIPSLEALTRKFHNFQGKPEMPASKLGQEESSGSGSASPGGLAFLGAAVTTLCGEVPLYYI encoded by the exons ATGGATATGGGTAGCAAAGAGGTCCTGATGGAGAGTCCGCCG GACTATTCAGCAGCCCCTCGGGGCCGGTTTGGCATCCCCTGCTGCCCACTGCACCTCAAGCGCCTGCTTATTGTGGTcgtggtggtggtgctggtggttGTGGTGATTGTAGGGGCCCTGCTCATGGGTCTTTTCATGACCCAGAAACACACAGAGATG GTCCTGGAGATGAGCATCGGGGGGCCGGAAGCCCAGCAGCGCCTGGCCCTGAGTGAGCATACTGCCACCACAGCCACCTTCCCCATTGGCTCCACTGGTCTCGCTGTCTATGACTACCAGCGG CTCCTAGTTGCCTACAAGCCAGCCCCAGGGACCTGCTGCTACCTCATGAAGATGGCAGTGGAGGACATCCCCAGTCTGGAGGCCCTAACTAGAAAGTTCCACAACTTCCAG GGCAAGCCCGAAATGCCAGCCTCCAAGCTGGGTCAGGAGGAGAGCAGTGGCTCTGGCTCAGCATCACCGGGGGGCCTGGCATTCCTGGGCGCCGCTGTGACCACCCTATGCGGGGAGGTTCCCCTCTACTACATCTAG